Proteins encoded together in one Miscanthus floridulus cultivar M001 chromosome 16, ASM1932011v1, whole genome shotgun sequence window:
- the LOC136514074 gene encoding cytochrome b561 domain-containing protein At2g30890-like: MLLFRRKRLLLASAGCVIHMLLTPTHGGSNSEQSYKMAQPLELTPKLSLQLKLHAFLLWSSVGFLMPIGVLLIRASSNVKSARNVRLLFYCHVASQVCPSSAVALASAGAVLSISNFENVFNNTHQRIGLALYGFIWLQPLVGFLRPDRGVRTRSAWYLAHWLLGVGVCVVGVANVYIGLHTYQERTGRSARPWTLLLTVEVAALAFVYLVQDRWSYVVRQQEEDAAALGDERSEGSTMYPANDHKEVVVVP, encoded by the exons ATGCTACTGTTCAGGAGAAAAAGACTGCTCCTTGCATCTGCAGGCTGTGTGATTCACATGCTTCTCACACCAACCCATGGTGGCTCAAATTCAGAGCAGAGCTATAAGATGGCTCAACCTTTGGAG CTCACACCCAAGCTCTCGTTGCAGCTCAAGCTCCATGCCTTCCTGCTCTGGTCTTCGGTTGGCTTCCTGATGCCGATAGGGGTGCTGCTGATCAGAGCCTCCAGCAATGTCAAAAGCGCCAGAAACGTCAGGCTCCTCTTCTACTGCCACGTCGCTTCCCAGGTCTGTCC GTCGTCGGCCGTCGCTCTCGCCTCCGCCGGCGCGGTGCTGTCGATAAGCAACTTCGAGAACGTCTTCAACAACACGCACCAGAGGATTGGGCTGGCGCTGTACGGCTTCATCTGGCTCCAGCCGCTCGTCGGCTTCCTGAGGCCGGACAGGGGGGTGAGGACGCGGAGCGCGTGGTACCTGGCGCACTGGCTCCTGGGCGTCGGCGTCTGCGTCGTCGGCGTCGCCAACGTCTACATCGGCCTGCACACGTACCAGGAGCGGACCGGCCGGAGCGCGCGGCCGTGGACACTGCTGCTCACCGTCGAGGTGGCGGCCTTGGCGTTCGTGTATCTCGTCCAGGACCGGTGGAGCTACGTGGTGCGGCAGCAGGAGGAGGACGCCGCCGCcctcggcgacgagcggagcgaaGGGTCCACCATGTACCCGGCGAACGATCACAAGGAGGTCGTCGTGGTGCCGTAG